In Runella sp. SP2, the genomic window TACTCCTACCGCAAAGGATTTAGCCACCTCCGCCTCGACCGTCAGTTTTATAAAAACTCGGCTTTAGAAGGCGTTTTTGACCAAGATAATTTTATTCGTTTTCCCTTCAAGACCCATACCGCTCGCCTTGGGCTTGACTATTCTCTATCATCAAAAACGATGATTGGGGCGCTCATTACGGGGCTGGACAATCGCTTTAACCCCGTCGGAAATACCACAACACGCGTTTTGGATGGCCAACGAAATTTTCTCCGAAACGACTTAAATACCAATGATTCTAAAGACAAATTGCAAAACTACGCGGCCAACCTCAACCTCAAGCACAATTTCGATACCAAAGGCCACGAGCTAAGCATAGACGCCGATTATGTCCATTACCAAAACACTTCTGACCAACGCTTTGATACCGATTTCTTGGATGGCTTGGGGCAAAAAGTGCTGCCAACCACTATTTTAACGGGCGACATTGCGGGTTCTTTAGACATCAAATCGCTCAAATTTGATTACACCCGCCCACTCAAACAAAAAGCAAAATTAGAATTGGGAGCAAAAAGTAGCTTTGTTCGTGCCGACAATGACCTCAAATACTACAACCTCAGCGACGGACAACCTGTATTTGACCCTCGGCAAAGCAATCATTTTATTTACAACGAAAACATCAATGCTGGCTACCTCAACTTTGCCAAAGAGCTGAATAAAATCAATTTTCAATTGGGTTTACGCGTCGAACAAACCCGCCTTAACGGAAACCAACTTGCAACTCAAGCACAGTTTGACACGTCTTATACGCGACTCTTTCCCAGTGCTTTTATCAACTACAAACACTCCAAAACCCACCATTGGGGACTTTCGCTGAGCCGCCGCATCGACCGCCCAAGCTATAAACAACTCAATCCGTTTAAGTTTTTTATCAACAACAGCACCTACAGCGAAGGAAACCCCTACTTACAACCGCAGTTTACGTATTCTCTCGAACTGTCGCACACCTACAAAGACCAAATCACAACGACTCTTTCCTACAGCAAGACGTTCAATAACATCACAGAAGTTATCGTTCCTGCCGATGGTGAAGAAAAAATTACCATTCAAACCAACCGAAATTTGACCGAGTTTGAGTTTTGGGGAATCAACGTTTCGGCACCCATCCAAGTGGCCAAGTGGTGGAATAGTGTCAACAACATCAATACTTATTACGGAAAATACACGGGTTTTACGGCCAATACGCCACTGCAAAATGGGAATTTCAACATAAATATCAACAGTAATAACAGCTTTACACTTGGCAAAAAAGGCTACGTAGCTGAGCTTACCGTCGTGTATCGTGCCCGCGAGATTTATGGATACATGGACGTCTTACCAACGGGGCAACTGTCGGTTGGAATTCAAAAAACCTTCTGGCAACGCAAAGGGACGTTGAAACTCAACGCCACTGATTTGCTTTATACTCAAATCGGACGCGCTACCGTGACCTTCAATGATTACGTAGAAATATTTCGGGTAAACCGTGATACGCGCGTAGCGACATTGTCTTTTTCGTACCGTTTTGGGAACAACAAAGTGACCCAGTCGCGCCGTAGAAATTCGGGGGTTGAAGATGAAAAACGCCGAGTAGGAGCCAGTTAACCCCATTTAACATACTTTAACGGAACGAATAGCGCTTCATTGATTCAAAATTCTGATGTTTGCACAAGGTTTCCAAACCCCTATTAGCAGCCTTGTTTTATCAAGATTTTTAAATGAAACGACCCTTCCATGCAACGTTCCCCTGGCATTTCGCATCTTATTACAAAATGAGCAGCATTATGACGGGGGAGCGATTTCATTTTGGGCATTTATTCAGGCGCGTGTCACTGGGTTTTCTCGGTCGGCGCCCGCAAGAACGTCCCAGTCAGCTCGTTCACCGACTCTTTTTTTTATTAAGCCAAGAAAAACTCTACCTGTCTCCTCATTTCTCACTCGACTCGCTGGCCCTTCGCCTCAACGTTGCGCCATCGCTGCTATCCAAAGCGCTCTGCGAAACCATCGAACAAGATTTTTTAGAGCTTATCAATTATTACCGCATTCAGGAAGCCAAGAAAATTCTTGCCAACCCCAATAACATCGAGGTCTGTCTCGAAAATATTTCGTCCCACTTGGGGTATCTTTCGCACAGCAACTTCCTCAAAACCTTCTACCAACATACCCTTCTTACTCCCGATGAATACCGCCAACAAATGAACTTGGTGTGCGGGCCGTTGGATTCTTAGCTACTTGAAGTGGTTGTCAGAGATATTTTTTGAAAATATTATGCTTGCATACTATTTTTTTCTACTTTTGGTTCACCAAAAATATCTCATTCAACACATACTGATTTAGATACAATGAACCGTAGCATTAAGAAAGTAGCCGTGTTAGGCTCAGGCATCATGGGGTCGCGTATTGCGTGCCACTTTGCCAACATCGGCGTAGAAGTATTGTTGTTAGACATTGTTCCCAAAGAACTCAACGCGGCTGAGCAAGCCAAAGGTTTGACGCTCGAACACCCTGCGGTTCGTAACCGTATTGTGAACGACGCGTTCCAAAATACCCTCAAAGCCAGCCCTGCGGCCTTGTACAGCACCAAATTTGCGAGTCGGGTCAAGCTTGGCAATTTTGACGACAACCTCGCCGAAATCAAAAACTACGACTGGGTATTGGAAGCGATTGTGGAGCGTTTGGACATAAAACGGTCGTTGTTTGAAAAGGTAGATGCGCTTCGTAAGCCTGGAACGCTCATTACGTCAAATACGTCGGGGATTCCGATTCATTTGATGTCGGAAGGCCGCAGCGATGATTTTCAGAAGCATTTTTGCGGAACGCACTTTTTTAACCCTCCTCGTTACCTCAAATTGTTTGAGGTAATTCCAGGTCCCCAAACCGACAAGTCAATCCTCGATTTCTTGATGCACTACGGTGACTTGTATTTGGGCAAAACTACCGTACTGTGTAAAGATACCCCTGGCTTTATTGCCAACCGTCTCGGAATTCATGCACTTGTAGAAACAATTCGAGTGGCCGCCGAAATGGGTCTTACGGTTGAAGAAGTTGATAAATTGACGGGGCCTGTGGTAGGTCGCCCCAAATCAGGTACGTTCCGATTGTCGGACGTGGTCGGTTTGGATACGACTGTCAACGTTTGTAACAACCTTGTGCAAATGAAGCACGATGAGTCAAGAGCGGCCTTTGAGCTTCCGCCGATTATGGCCAAGCTAATGGAAAACAAATGGTTAGGCGATAAAACTGGCCAAGGTTTTTATAAAAAATCAAAAGACGAAAAAGGAAAAACGCTCATTTTAGCCCTCGACCTCCAAACGTTGGAATACAAGCCGTCGGTGAAAGTGAAGTTTGAAACCCTTGAAAAAACCAAAGCGATTGATGACCTCAAAAAACGTTTTGGCATTTTATTGAAAGGAACCGACAAAGCGGGCGAGTTTTATCGTCGTACGTTTGCGAGCGGTTTCCGTTATGCTTCCAACCGTATCCCCGAAATTTCGGACGAACTTTACCGCATCGACCAAGCCATTTGTGCGGGTTTTGGTTGGGAAATGGGGCTCTTTACCACGTGGGATGCCATCGGAGTGAAAAACATGGTCGGCATCATGGAGTCGCTTCAGCTCAATCCTGCTCCGTGGGTATATGAGATGCTAGAAGCAGGGAATGAAACGTTCTACAAAGTACAAGACGGGAAAAAACTGTACTACGACATTCCGTCGAAATCGTACAAAGCCATTCCAGGTCAAGAGTCGTTTATCATTCTTGAAAATAAATCACAAAATATCATCTGGAAAAACGCTGGAGCGTCGATTTATGACCTTGGCGACGGCATTGCGGGCGTGGAGTTCCATTCAAAAATGAACACCTTCGGTGCCGAAGTAGTCGAAGGACTTAATCGCGCGTATGCCATTGCCGAAAAAGATTTCCGTGGATTAGTCGTCGGAAATGACTCCAACGAAGCTTTCTCAGCAGGAGCTAACTTGGCCATGTTGTTTATGTTTGCGATTGAGCAAGAATACGACGAAATCAACCTGATGATTGCGCAGTTCCAACAAACGATGATGCGTGCGCGCTACTCGTCGATTCCTGTCGTGACGGCGGCTCACTCGTTGGCGCTTGGAGGCGGTTGTGAATTAAATTTACATTCCGACAAAGTCGTGGCTCACGCCGAAACGTATATGGGCTTGGTAGAACTCGGAGTAGGGTTGATTCCTGCGGGAGGTGGTACCAAAGAAATGGCCCTTCGCTGCTCGGATTTATATAAAACGGGCGACCCTGAGTTAAACATTTTACAAACGGCCTTTATGAACATCGCCCAAGCGAAGGTTTCGACCTCGGCACAGGAGGCAGTGGAAATGAATTACATCAAAGCCGACCGCGATCAAATTGTGCTCAATCGCAGCCGCTTGATTGCCGAAGCCAAACAAGCAGCGGTGGATTTAGCAGAAAACGGTTACACGCAACCGAAACACCGCACCGACATCAAAGTGCAAGGTAAAACGGGCTTGGCTTTGTTTAAAGCAGGAATCGGAAGTATGCGCATGGCAAATTACATCTCTGACCACGACGCCAAAATCGCCGATAAGTTGGCCTACGTCATTTGCGGGGGCGATTTGAGTTATCCACAAAACGTGACCGAGCAATACCTTCTCGACCTAGAGCGCGAAGCTTTCTTATCGTTGACGGGCGAAAAGAAAACGTTAGAACGTATTCAAGGACTACTTACGGGTGGAAAACCTCCTCGGAACTAATTGTTAAGTAGTTGCGCATAAATTTTAGTGTATTTGTAGTTTATATCGCTTCGGAGAAGCACAACCTTTGTAGTAGTAGTAAAGAGGGCCATCTATAAAACCCTTTTGCTTCGGAGAAGCATAACTTGATGCTTTGTTATGCTTCTCCGAAGCAAAAACTAAAAAACCACCTGCTGTTACTACAAATGTTGAGCCTCTACTGAGGCTACTTTGAATTACCCTAGAACTTTTGCTTTATTACTTAATGCACCTAAAAGCTTTTGCTAACAAAAAGCCCCTCCAAGTTTTTGAAACTTGGAGGGGCTAATTAGGGGGCGCCCAGCCTTGGAAGGACTAAAAAGGCAAACCTTCAATTCTTGCTTACCGCAAATCAATCACCTCTACTCCTTTGTATTTTGAAGCGTCGAAGGCAAATGACTTATCATCGACTTTTACGTTTGGCACAAAACTATCTACCTTAAAACCAAGGCGTTGTCCGCTACGCTGAAAAATTTTCCAGCTTTTCACCGACTTGTCTTTTTTATCAACTTTGATTTGGAGTTTGGCCACTTTCGAGTCTTTTTTCTCGGGTGTAAGCTCCACTACTTCGTAGGCTTTTCCCGCTTCAGTTACTTCTTCCAAGAAGGTGTATTTATACCCTTTTTTGTAAATCGTATATACCTTCGTTGGGTCAATATCCCCCGCTTCTTTCGGGTCATAGTTATTAACAGTTGCTTCGTTGCTTTCTTTGATGTAGGTAGTCATGGTTTTTCCATCGTTGAAAATCTCTTGACCCGCCATCTTCAAACGAAACTTTGTTCCCTTCACGGTGGCATCCCCTTTTAGAGTCTCTTTCGTTCCTTCATTGATGTATGTAAACGCAACTTTGAACGACGTCATTGTTTTGTACTTATTGCTCATTGCATCCAAAATGGTCGCAGCGCGTTTGTCATTTTGGGCATTTGCGAAAAGGCTCCCCAAAAGAGCCATTGCAACTAGGGCTTTTCTCATTTAATATCTGTTTTTGTTAAAGATGCTATATAGACCGCTTTCCAACGAAAACGTTTAAAACAGCACGCCTATATAACCAAACTTGATTGAGCAAAGTTACAAGAAGTACCGAAGTGTTCAATATTTGTTGGTCGATAGAAGCCTAGCATCCGTCGAGACAAAAAGGCACTACCCCATGTTTTTGAGCATTTGCTCCAGCGTGGAAATGTCGTTTATCAACACTTCACGGGCTTTACTACCTTCAAATGGCCCGACGATTCCTGCGGCTTCGAGTTGATCCATGATACGACCTGCGCGGTTGTATCCCAGTTTTAGTTTCCGCTGAATCAGCGACGTACTTCCTTGCTGACTCACCACAATCACACGTGCGGCATCGTCAAACATCGGGTCGCGATCGGCCAAATCAATCGTTTCTTTGCCTCCTTCATCGTCATCTCCGCTAAATTCAGGCAAATGATAGGCCGAAGGATAGCCACGTTGGCTACCAATAAACTCGCACACTTCGTCGATTTCGTCGGTATCGGCAAAGGCACACTGAAGACGAATCATGTCCGAGCCTGTCGAAAGCAACATATCCCCCATCCCGACGAGCTGTTCCGCCCCTCCCGTATCCAAAATCGTTCGCGAGTCAATTTTTGACGTTACCCTAAACGAAAGACGGGCAGGGAAGTTGGCCTTAATCAAACCCGTAATGACGTTGACCGAAGGCCGCTGAGTGGCTACTACCAAGTGAATCCCAATTGCCCGCGCCAACTGTGCCAAACGAGCAATCGGCTGTTCTACCTCTTTGCCCGCCGTCATCATCAAATCGGCCAACTCGTCAATTACCAAAACGATGTAGGGCAAAAAGCGGTGCCCCTTCTCTGGGCTAAGTTGGCGTTGGGTAAATTTGGCATTGTATTCTTTCACGTTACGAACCCCTGCTTCTTTAAGCAAATCGTAACGCGTATCCATTTCAATACAAAGCGAATTGAGGGTATAAACCACTTTTTTGGTATCCGTAATAATTGCCTCTTCGCTGTTGGGGAGTTTGGCTAAAAAGTGACGTTCGATTTTGTTAAACAGCGTCAATTCTACCTTTTTAGGATCTACTAGCACAAACTTGAGCAAAGCAGGGTGTTTTTTGTAAATCAAGGAAGCCAAAAGGACGTTTAGCCCCACCGATTTCCCTTGACCCGTAGCCCCTGCCATCAACAAGTGGGGCATTTTGGCCAAATCGGTAATAAAAAACTCGTTGGAGATTGTTTTTCCCAACGCCACAGGCAAGTCAAACGAAGTCTCCTGAAATTTCTTACTTGCCAAAACCGACCGAATCGACACCATTTCACGGTTTTTGTTGGGTACTTCAATCCCAATCGTTCCCTTCCCAGGCATCGGAGCAATGATACGAATCCCCAACGCTGCCAAACTCAATGCAATATCGTCTTCAAGGCTCTTAATTTTAGAGATACGAACCCCTGCTTCTGGAATGATTTCGTACAATGTTACCGTTGGCCCGATGGTTGCTTTGATACTTGCGATGCTGATGCCATAATTAGCCAACGTTTCGACGATGCGGTCTTTGTTGGCTTCCAATTCCTCTGCCGTTACTTTCGACTGTCCTTCGCCTCGGTTGTGTAACAAATCAAGGGTGGGATATTTGTAATTGGCCAAATCCAGCGTTGGGTCATACGGCCCGTGTAACTCCACTAATTCATCCGCTGCTTTGTCAGCATCGGAAAAAGGCACGACTGGAATCTTGGTCGTCGTACCTGAAATTGGCGTATCATCTATTTTATCTTCTTTGGCTGCCACCACTTCGTCGGCATTTTCCACGATAAGGGTCAAATTAGGAGCTGCTTTTGGCGTTTTGGGGGCTGAACTATTTGCCGTAAAATCGACCGTTTGTGCTTTTTCTCCAGGCTCATCCACTGGTTTTGTTTCCACTTTCGGCGAGGCTGTTGGAGCAGGGCGTTCTTTTGGGACAGCGACTTCATCTATTTCGTCTTTCTCCTCCAATACTACCTCAATATCCACGGGTTGAACGCGTTTTTTGATGGGAGTTTCAACCATTTCGGCAAATTCATCAAAAGAAGAAATACCGTGAAAATAAACCATGATAATCCCTAATAAACCCAAGACAACAAACAACCCACCAAAACCAATGTATTTGTTGAGCAGGGCATTGATTTCGTAGCCTATCCCACCACACAAAAAACTAAGCGAGCCAGCCGTATCGGTCTGAAACACGAAGAAGCCAAAAAACAACCCAAGCCACATCAGGTAAATCAATACCAACTGGGTAGTGCGCTGCAAGGGCAACAATTCTCGCCCAAACGAAATTTTCACCCCGATTAGAAACAGTAGAAACGGTAATCCCAAAGCGGCGATTCCAAACCAGCGAAAAATAAAGAAGTGTGAAAGCAAGAGCCCAAAAAAGCCCATGATGTTCTCGGTTTCTTTGACTGATACCCGCATTTTGGTGGTAAAAGCCGAATCGACCACACTTTGGTCGGCCGCGCCTGTGAATAGGTACCAAACAAAAGCACCAAAAATATAAAGCGATAAAAATAACAATACCCAACCCCAAACTTTACGACTACGCGGGCTTGGATTAAAGGGGATTGCCATTTGCCTGCCTCCTCCGCTGGGTGGGGTAGGCGGGGGTGGCGTCGTCCTGCGATCTTGCTTCGACGAATTGGGAGGAATAACGTTTTTGGCCATTAGATACTCGTTGTAGGGTTTCGTTACTAATTCTTTTCGAGTTACTATTTTATCAAAAAATGCTAACGAAGAATAGACATAGTTATTGAGACCGTAGAAAAAAAGCGTTCTACCGTACACAACTCACTCAGTATGAAGGTGTGCTGACGCACAAATGGGGTATGTGAAGCACTAAACGAGGGATTGACAGATGCGCTTTGCCAAGGCGGGGCCTTCATAAATGAAGCCCGTATAAATTTGGACAAGGCTCGCTCCTGCCTCCAATTTTGCTTTGGCGTCTTCGGGGGAAGCAATACCTCCTACTCCGATGACGGGAAAAGCCCGATTGGATTTTTCACAAAGATAACGAATTACCTCAGTAGAACGATGTGTTAGGGGAGCGCCACTTAGCCCTCCAGCCCCAATTTTTTTTACAAACTCATCATCTGTTTTCAAATCGGCACGGCTAATGGTGGTATTTGTGGCAATAACACCAGCTATTTGGGTAGTTGTTACAATCTCAATAATATCATCCAACTGGCTATCGGTCAAATCGGGGGCGATTTTCAACAGAATGGGCTTAGCAGTGAGTGATGAGCGATGAGTGGTGAGAGATGAGTGGCCTGCGAGTTCGTTTGCTCTTTGCTTGAGCGCCGCCAAGATTTTCATCAATGGTTCTTTTTCTTGCAGGTCACGCAAGCCTGGGGTATTGGGTGAGCTCACGTTGACGACGAAGTAATCAACTGTATCATAGAGGGCGTCAAAGCTCTTCAAATAATCGTCGAGGGCGTCTTCGTTAGGAGTGAGTTTGTTTTTACCAATATTTCCACCAATCAAAATCGTCGTTTTCCGCTTCCGAAGGCGTTGGGCAGCGGCGGCAGCTCCGTGGTTGTTGAAACCCATGCGATTAATAATGGCGCGGTCGGGTTTGAGGCGAAACAAGCGCGGTTTATCGTTGCCATCTTGCGGTTTGGGCGTCACCGTACCGATTTCCACAAAACCAAAGCCTAAGCAAGCTAGTTCATCTACCAATTCTGCATTTTTATCAAAACCCGCCGCGAGTCCTACTGGATTTTTAAATTTCAATCCAAACACTTCGCGTTCAAGCGAAGGATGTTCAAAATTGAATAATTGTTTTGAAATAAACGGAACGCCAGGAATTTGAAAGAAAAATTTGAGGGTTCCACAGATAAAATGATGCACTTTTTCGGCATCAAAACGGAAGAGAATCGGAAGGATGAGCCACTTATACATGGCTACAAAGGTAAGGAAAATCAATAGGTTTTTGTCTCCGATTAGCTCAATGTTTTACGCCCTGTTTTCTAAAATCAAGGTTTTGAAAGAAAAATAAACGTATCGCATTGATGTTTTTAAACTTGTTTCCAGCTGCCAACTGTTGATAAACGTTCATATAACCTAATTGTAGATTAGTGTGCGAATTAAAGTTATAAGCCAGCCCGAAAAAAAGTCGATTTTGGTCAAAAACGTTGTAAACGTTGTTTTTGGAAAGATTAATCATCGCTTCATTGTTAAGTTGTGCTGATAACGTTTTAGCGACGATTCCTTTTTTACTCAAAGGGATTGTGAGCATAAAATTGTATCGGATTCGTTCATCAAAACGGTACCCTTCGGCCAATTCGTTGTCGTTTTTGATTTTTCGACGAAAACGCTCTTCCAAACGAACCCACTGCATCGTACGAATTTTTCCGTAGCGAGTATGCCATTGCAATTGATGCCAAATTCGATGTTCGGGCTGAGACACGTTGGCGTGGCCTTCTTCGGGAAAGTGATTGATAAAGGCGTAGCCGTTGGTTAATTTTAAATCATCGTTAAAATAATACATCAACCCCAAGCGAATGATGCCTTTGGAGGGCTCTTTGACAAAATGCTCCGTCGTTCTAAAGTGGAAGTCGCCCCAAACACCCCATTTATTAGAAAAACGTGTTTGATTAAAATATCCTACCCATACTTGTTGTTCGTCGGTGGTCTGACGGGCATTCTGAGCAAATAATGACGTGCTAATCAAGCACATGAGAAGAAGTTGTTTCATTTGGATTAGAAGTAAATTTTAACCACAAAGCCGATGGCAGCGGCCACAAGAATGATGTACGGTTCCTGAATTTTTTTGCTGTAAATAAGGGTCAATGCGGCCACAAGTGCTAACAATGCCGTTGGAATATCCACAATACTACGGAGCCCAATCACCCCCACAGCCCCTACT contains:
- a CDS encoding DNA translocase FtsK, whose protein sequence is MAKNVIPPNSSKQDRRTTPPPPTPPSGGGRQMAIPFNPSPRSRKVWGWVLLFLSLYIFGAFVWYLFTGAADQSVVDSAFTTKMRVSVKETENIMGFFGLLLSHFFIFRWFGIAALGLPFLLFLIGVKISFGRELLPLQRTTQLVLIYLMWLGLFFGFFVFQTDTAGSLSFLCGGIGYEINALLNKYIGFGGLFVVLGLLGIIMVYFHGISSFDEFAEMVETPIKKRVQPVDIEVVLEEKDEIDEVAVPKERPAPTASPKVETKPVDEPGEKAQTVDFTANSSAPKTPKAAPNLTLIVENADEVVAAKEDKIDDTPISGTTTKIPVVPFSDADKAADELVELHGPYDPTLDLANYKYPTLDLLHNRGEGQSKVTAEELEANKDRIVETLANYGISIASIKATIGPTVTLYEIIPEAGVRISKIKSLEDDIALSLAALGIRIIAPMPGKGTIGIEVPNKNREMVSIRSVLASKKFQETSFDLPVALGKTISNEFFITDLAKMPHLLMAGATGQGKSVGLNVLLASLIYKKHPALLKFVLVDPKKVELTLFNKIERHFLAKLPNSEEAIITDTKKVVYTLNSLCIEMDTRYDLLKEAGVRNVKEYNAKFTQRQLSPEKGHRFLPYIVLVIDELADLMMTAGKEVEQPIARLAQLARAIGIHLVVATQRPSVNVITGLIKANFPARLSFRVTSKIDSRTILDTGGAEQLVGMGDMLLSTGSDMIRLQCAFADTDEIDEVCEFIGSQRGYPSAYHLPEFSGDDDEGGKETIDLADRDPMFDDAARVIVVSQQGSTSLIQRKLKLGYNRAGRIMDQLEAAGIVGPFEGSKAREVLINDISTLEQMLKNMG
- a CDS encoding outer membrane lipoprotein carrier protein LolA, whose translation is MRKALVAMALLGSLFANAQNDKRAATILDAMSNKYKTMTSFKVAFTYINEGTKETLKGDATVKGTKFRLKMAGQEIFNDGKTMTTYIKESNEATVNNYDPKEAGDIDPTKVYTIYKKGYKYTFLEEVTEAGKAYEVVELTPEKKDSKVAKLQIKVDKKDKSVKSWKIFQRSGQRLGFKVDSFVPNVKVDDKSFAFDASKYKGVEVIDLR
- a CDS encoding quinone-dependent dihydroorotate dehydrogenase encodes the protein MYKWLILPILFRFDAEKVHHFICGTLKFFFQIPGVPFISKQLFNFEHPSLEREVFGLKFKNPVGLAAGFDKNAELVDELACLGFGFVEIGTVTPKPQDGNDKPRLFRLKPDRAIINRMGFNNHGAAAAAQRLRKRKTTILIGGNIGKNKLTPNEDALDDYLKSFDALYDTVDYFVVNVSSPNTPGLRDLQEKEPLMKILAALKQRANELAGHSSLTTHRSSLTAKPILLKIAPDLTDSQLDDIIEIVTTTQIAGVIATNTTISRADLKTDDEFVKKIGAGGLSGAPLTHRSTEVIRYLCEKSNRAFPVIGVGGIASPEDAKAKLEAGASLVQIYTGFIYEGPALAKRICQSLV
- a CDS encoding helix-turn-helix domain-containing protein, with product MKRPFHATFPWHFASYYKMSSIMTGERFHFGHLFRRVSLGFLGRRPQERPSQLVHRLFFLLSQEKLYLSPHFSLDSLALRLNVAPSLLSKALCETIEQDFLELINYYRIQEAKKILANPNNIEVCLENISSHLGYLSHSNFLKTFYQHTLLTPDEYRQQMNLVCGPLDS
- a CDS encoding 3-hydroxyacyl-CoA dehydrogenase/enoyl-CoA hydratase family protein, whose product is MNRSIKKVAVLGSGIMGSRIACHFANIGVEVLLLDIVPKELNAAEQAKGLTLEHPAVRNRIVNDAFQNTLKASPAALYSTKFASRVKLGNFDDNLAEIKNYDWVLEAIVERLDIKRSLFEKVDALRKPGTLITSNTSGIPIHLMSEGRSDDFQKHFCGTHFFNPPRYLKLFEVIPGPQTDKSILDFLMHYGDLYLGKTTVLCKDTPGFIANRLGIHALVETIRVAAEMGLTVEEVDKLTGPVVGRPKSGTFRLSDVVGLDTTVNVCNNLVQMKHDESRAAFELPPIMAKLMENKWLGDKTGQGFYKKSKDEKGKTLILALDLQTLEYKPSVKVKFETLEKTKAIDDLKKRFGILLKGTDKAGEFYRRTFASGFRYASNRIPEISDELYRIDQAICAGFGWEMGLFTTWDAIGVKNMVGIMESLQLNPAPWVYEMLEAGNETFYKVQDGKKLYYDIPSKSYKAIPGQESFIILENKSQNIIWKNAGASIYDLGDGIAGVEFHSKMNTFGAEVVEGLNRAYAIAEKDFRGLVVGNDSNEAFSAGANLAMLFMFAIEQEYDEINLMIAQFQQTMMRARYSSIPVVTAAHSLALGGGCELNLHSDKVVAHAETYMGLVELGVGLIPAGGGTKEMALRCSDLYKTGDPELNILQTAFMNIAQAKVSTSAQEAVEMNYIKADRDQIVLNRSRLIAEAKQAAVDLAENGYTQPKHRTDIKVQGKTGLALFKAGIGSMRMANYISDHDAKIADKLAYVICGGDLSYPQNVTEQYLLDLEREAFLSLTGEKKTLERIQGLLTGGKPPRN
- a CDS encoding DUF2490 domain-containing protein, encoding MKQLLLMCLISTSLFAQNARQTTDEQQVWVGYFNQTRFSNKWGVWGDFHFRTTEHFVKEPSKGIIRLGLMYYFNDDLKLTNGYAFINHFPEEGHANVSQPEHRIWHQLQWHTRYGKIRTMQWVRLEERFRRKIKNDNELAEGYRFDERIRYNFMLTIPLSKKGIVAKTLSAQLNNEAMINLSKNNVYNVFDQNRLFFGLAYNFNSHTNLQLGYMNVYQQLAAGNKFKNINAIRLFFFQNLDFRKQGVKH
- a CDS encoding TonB-dependent receptor, which translates into the protein MFRFTLLLLLCGATHALFAQTLSGRVTDEVGKGVEFATVTLLRANDSTLVKGEITDAQGDFSFEKVAFGRFFVRVSQVGYAPFSSPIFVLNSETPTLHLRTLALTQAAQNLNEVTVRSTKPFIERQLDKTIVNVENSIVSAGSNALEVLERSPGVVIDPNDNLSLKGKQGVVVMINGKPSVISNQDLANYLRGLPANTLEKIEIITNPSAKYDAAGNAGILNLVLKKDQSLGTNGTLSLSYGQGVYAKTTEGVTFNHRNKKINLYGNYNYSYRKGFSHLRLDRQFYKNSALEGVFDQDNFIRFPFKTHTARLGLDYSLSSKTMIGALITGLDNRFNPVGNTTTRVLDGQRNFLRNDLNTNDSKDKLQNYAANLNLKHNFDTKGHELSIDADYVHYQNTSDQRFDTDFLDGLGQKVLPTTILTGDIAGSLDIKSLKFDYTRPLKQKAKLELGAKSSFVRADNDLKYYNLSDGQPVFDPRQSNHFIYNENINAGYLNFAKELNKINFQLGLRVEQTRLNGNQLATQAQFDTSYTRLFPSAFINYKHSKTHHWGLSLSRRIDRPSYKQLNPFKFFINNSTYSEGNPYLQPQFTYSLELSHTYKDQITTTLSYSKTFNNITEVIVPADGEEKITIQTNRNLTEFEFWGINVSAPIQVAKWWNSVNNINTYYGKYTGFTANTPLQNGNFNININSNNSFTLGKKGYVAELTVVYRAREIYGYMDVLPTGQLSVGIQKTFWQRKGTLKLNATDLLYTQIGRATVTFNDYVEIFRVNRDTRVATLSFSYRFGNNKVTQSRRRNSGVEDEKRRVGAS